GTTGAAATTGCGGCAGTTTTTCCCATCATCAGTTGAGAAAGGATTGCACATCTATCATCAGTTAAAGGCTGCATACAAAAGACAAGTCCTAATTCGAAATCCATTCCGCATCTGCCTTTTTCCGCTCTTTTACTACCTTCCCGGTTTAGGTCAGTAGATGTGTCGACCGTATTTACCAAATTATTGGCTTCTCCGAAAACAATTAAATGTTACATTAAATACTATCGATACAGCGCTATGTACAGTTATAGACCAAATTTCTTTGGTCTGAGGTAAGTAGAAGTACCCTGCTTCAACCCAGGCAATGAGACTTGCTGTTGTTGCTTCGCcctcttctccctctccttcgCCTTATTTTCTATCTCCGCATCAGCCTGCGATCTCCTCAGGTTCTCCATTTCTTCCTCCATAGCTgtcttctcttccttctgcttcttcttgtgCTCCAGCAGAGACGTATCCGAGTCTTTAACGGAGAAAAACATGGGACCCAGTTCGGCCAACCACTGTGGCTCCACAGCAGTGGCACATTGCATGTACTCTTTTGCTGTCAGAATCAGCTCGTGGTAGACCACATACTCGGGCGTGTGCCCCATGCCATAGAGAGCACTGCTCGGGTGCAAATGGCAGGGCATCCCGGTCCGGCTATTCACATATTCGCCAACACCCTTCAGTCGTGCTGCATTGTGGAAGTATGCAGAACAGATGGCTTTCCTCACAACATCAGTATCGGGAAAACTCGAAGttagtgggattttcaatgCCTTGAGAATATCCAGCAGTTGAGATCTCACTTCTCGAGCCTTCCGCAAGCCCTTGACATGCAAAAAGTGATCATTACACCAATCTCCTCTGTACTGTTTATTTTTCCACTGCTGATAGACATTGTACAGCGTTAAGTGGTCAGATTCCGGAACAAAAAACTTCTCCCTTGCAGCATCGCTCTCCTCCGCTCTATCTTTTGGCCTGAAGAATACAGACGGCACCGAGAGCATCGAGACAATTGTCAAAACCTCATCTAGGCAACCTAACTGCTCGCCCATCAAGAGCATCTTTGCAAGAGGAGGATCCAATGGGAATTCTACCATCTTCCAGCCGAGCTCCGTTAACCCCCCAACATTGTTAAGTGCACCTAAGACCCACAACTGGTACATTGAATTGAGAATGTTATCCTGCGGAGGTGGGTCCATAAAATCAAAGTCTAGCAGGTTGTCAACTTTAAGAGACTTGAGCAATAAGACCACATTCCCAAGGTTGGTCCTCTGGATTTCCGGCACAGGACTCGGGAGCATTTCATTCAAATATGCACTCTCCGTGTAAAGTCGATAACATGTACCTGGTCCTGTTCTGCCTGCACGACCAGCACGCTGGTCTGCAGCAGCGCGGCTGACTGGGAACACTTGGAGTGCGTCCATACCCATTTTGGGATTGTAGACTTTCATCTTACCATAGCCTGTGTCTATGACATAATATATTCCATCTACCGTCAAAGAAGTCTCTGCAATATTGGTGGCCACAATGCACTTGCGAGCCCCTTCTTCAGCCTTTTGGAATATCTTTGCTTGCAAATCAGCCGGAAGTTGAGAGTATATGGGAAGAATCAAGAGCTTACCAACACCTTGCTTCGCAGATGATTCAAGCTGTTCCATGCGCTCCGCTAGAGCATAGCATGCTGTTtcaatttcatcttggccaGTCATGAAGATGAGGATGTCGCCTGGAGGACTGGTAATATGGATGGCCATAGCCTGCTTCACTGCACCTTCAACATAATCTTCACATGGGGTTTTACTCCACAATATGTTGACTGGAAATGTCCTTCCAGGTATGTGAAAAATTGGTACGCTGTAACCAAGAGAAGTTAAATTTAGTCCTGCATCAACAGACATTTGGATTGGATAAGCTTCTGACAAATATGATTATTACCTGCCAAAGAAGGTCGAAAATTTTTGTGCATTCAGAGTAGCAGATGTTACAATGAGCTTAAAATCACGACGGCGAGCTACCACCTTTTTTAAAATCCCAAAGAGAACATCAGTGTTCAGTGATCTCTCATGTGCTTCATCCATCACAATGACCCTGAAAAAAAGTTAAGAAGGCAAAATGTCAGTCCCTGGTGGAGGAACCTTTATCTCTTGTCTGCATAAATTATTCTCAATGCACGTGCAAATCCAATCCAACTCAGTTTACATAAAAGAGAAGTAACAGATCAGAGCAGAGAAGACTTTTTCATACCGGTACTTATCAAGGTCAGAATCTTTCAGTGTTTCACGCAGAAGTACTCCATCTGTCATATACTGCAATACGCAAGTGACAAACAAAGAAACAATGATATACGATGGACTgtaaatcaaaatgaaaaagagggGATTCAAATTTATCGGGTAACCAACAAATTTTAAAGATGTCCTAGACTAACAGCAACagcatgaaaaagaaataaaagaagacaCAGAAAAAgtcaatcaaccaaaaaaatagtATCCTAAAGAATTTGCTCTTAACAATAAAAAACAGTCTCACCTTAATTACTGTGCTTGGCCCAGTCACATCCTCAAAACGAATGGCATACCCCACTTTGTCGCCCAACTCAgtttccatctcttcactcactCTCTTTGCCACACTCATGGCTGCAACACGCCTCGGTTGGGTACAACCAATGATGCTGTTCACAGTGTAGCCATCTTCATGCAGATACTGTCACAGTATATAACAAGAAAGAGGTCATAATAGATTCGAATTGCCCTTAGAACCTAACAACAGATTTTCAGAACAATTAATGACATCGATCATGAAGAGAACCTGTGTTAGTTGAGTTGTTTTCCCTGAACCAGTCTCTCCCACAACGACCACCACCTGATTCTCACGGATAACCTATCATATCAAATATTCAGACACGATATAAGCAAGGTTACAACAAACACCCAGAAAGAGTCATGACATTCATATCTAGAATAAGAAGAAGGCCTCTAGATAAATGTAGGAAATTTAATGAGGCATACAGAAAGCAGTAGAACATGTGATTGTTCCCACATTGCCTTTCCAGGGAAAAACTTGTTCCCACACTTATCAAGGACAAAATATAGCGGCCTTTATCTAGCAAGAATGCAACAATTGCGATTTGCAAGCAATATTTTTCGGTCATATAACATGCACAGTTAGCTGATGAATTTCTTCACAGAAAGAAGTAAATACCATTTTCTTTAATGGAAAAAGTGAACGGATTATCAAGACATGATAGGTCAATTTCCTAAACCATAGCCCATCTCCCATAGTCACCACCTCACTCCTTGAAAAACCAACATGCTAGGACaaccaagaaagagaaaaggaaatgtaACCGCTATTAATTCCCCAAACAATATTTCAGCTATATCTATTTCCATCTCTATCTATCAACAACTGACTATTATTATGTGTTGTTAAGGGGATTGCATTGTCTGTCAATCAACTATGTCAAAGTATACCCTCATTAATCTCATAAACATATTCCGTCAccgaaagaaataaaatcaactaATTCCTATAAATTTAGTGTTGATTGTTGTGCAAGGAAAAACAACTCTTGCTTTTATTAAGTGAAAAATAAGTATATTAATCCGGAATTCTCTTATCTTTGTAAGAAAGTTGAATCAAAGAGAGCAGAGATTCAGATGGTTTTGACAGCTTACTTGAAGAGTGAAGTTTTCTCATCTCATGTTCTTCATATTCTCATAACATACTTATGTAGTTATGGGTTACCATATTATTGTATAAACAGAATCTTCTGTTAGATTCTGATGTAGATGAAATCAATAACAAAAATGGAGCATTGTCCTCACAAACTGGCCCATAATAGCGCACCCAAACCATAAGAGAGCCCAACAAAGCTATGATTGCAAATTTTGTACTTCCCCAGCCTCAATTTAGTAAGCAAAGAATCTACAACTCTGGTCAGAGTAAGCTTGGGTCCTGACTTCAATATTAACCCCATGCCTCATTACCCAATACTAGCCCTAAAAGAATGCCTAGTTTAAAAGCATATAAAACCCAGACTCTTACAGCATGAGATATTATCCAAAACTAATCACAACTACATTGAACTTATTATATATTCGAAAATTAAAAGTCCAACCTGCAATAACTCCTCACGCACTGAATAAATGGGGAGATACTGCCGTTGCTGTGCCATAGTTTTTGACTTTGCAAAGTCACTCACTGCTTCACCCTTTTTCATGTGCTGTGCAAACTTTGCCTCTTCCTTAAAATCTACCTCGCCCTGGTCCCCCACTACAGCAGTGTCCGCATCAATCTAGATTTTAAGAAAAACAAGCTCTCAGGAATGGGCATTACTACAGCAACTTTTATAAAGATAGAGAACATCATCCTTCGATGTCGCAAAACACATTACCTCCGCTTCTGATTTCTCAACACCAAGAATATCTCCAAGTTTTGAGCCAGCCAGCTCCCAGAAGCGTTGGCGAGATTTATTCATACTCTGTTTTTCACGGATCTCCCTGACCAGAGAGGAACCTTTTCGTGAAATTATAGCCATATCTGATGTCGGATCTTTGAGGGGCATTATAGGCTCAGCTTGTTTAGTAAAGACTACTCTCCCATCCAAGAAAGGAGGTTTTGTATCTGtgacaaaatacaaaaaaatcttaGCCTAAGCCAGAGCAACCAATTATATGTATGTGGCAATGCACATAGCCTATGCCACTGGGAGTTTAAGCCCACACTAAAGCTTACCATGTACAAGAAGAATAACCTTGCATTCTTCCTCCTCATCAAATTCGGTCTGCACTTCTGTACCTCTAACAGCTCCCGATCTCAGGAGTTGTCGGTCTTCCCACTGAGCGTTATCAGCAGTAAGCTGTGACAACTTTTTGCTCTGAGAAAGGGTCATCTTAGTACCATCCCTTCGAACCTGCAATTGAAGAAGCCAGAGAGCCTTAACAATGAGTATTAAGCAACACCAGTTTTGGATTCCATCCATTTTCAAATCTTATAGCCATATAAGGAATTATGCATGAACTACAATGAGAATACAGAAGTCAATTTACTGTCATTATCGTCAAAAGGAGTTTACCACCCAATCAAGCAACACCCTTTGAAAAATCTGAAGATTATTGATACAATGGCTCACGTAATGTCAAAGGAACCAATCAGCATCTTTTCTCACATGATGCACACTGATGACAGGCATACAAGCTGATTGCCTTCGACAGATGTAGACACAAGCTCAAATCAAAGAGATTTTGGACAATATGAGATCCAACAAagcatatattattttcatgcaAACTCATGTCACAATAGATGAATAATGCCACTATAACCCTAAAAAAACATGCAAGATTTAAAGCTTGACCGCATCTGGACACTGCTTGTCAGGTCCCTTAACTCATTTACAGATGAAGAAAAGCATCATATCATAGTGTAAACACTCCATAGGGATTAGGAGGATATCAAATGAAAAGTGTCACTTTATTGAAATTAAACTAGCCAAGCAAACAACATTGAAACAGACTGTACACTGGTCTGCCACAagctaattttgaaatgaaacatATTGACGAGAGTCACTTTACCATATCAGACGCATTGGACTTTGGCACATGATCAACTAAATAGTGGTACAGCATTAAGGAGCCCCAGCCATTGTTAATCAGACAAAGTACTTTGTGATCTATGCTAAACAAACATCCAAAGTTCAAAACAACTGAACCAGAAgccaaaaagaacagaaaatgaaaaaaaaaaaaaaaggggccaaGACACTCACCAGTCTTTTTGCAAGATCCgcctctttctttttaaaagaggCCTCATCTCCAAGGAAAACCGACGACCTATCCCCATCAAACATAGTGGTACCTTCTTCTCTGTCATACCTGTATGACAGAAATTGCCAAATTAAAGATTCTGTCTATACTTTATAATGCAACCAGTTAAGGCTGCACGGAAATAAATAGAATTGTAAAAATAAACTTCTGGTGACAAAGAAGTAAAGTGCATTCGGTCAGAGATGCACGAAAAGATAGCTACTTAAATTGAACACCGGGCAATGAGTGGAGAGCTGTGTCCATATAACAAATTACCATGCACGGTCTGCATCGTACTCCATCTCCAAACGCATACTCTCAGAAATCTCATACTTATGTTCATCTGCCATGTCCATATTGTCTGCTTCTCTATCCTGGAAAACAGAAAAGCAATGGAACAAATTAGAATTAACTAAGCAATTGGATAGCAAGAATAGCACTTTCTAGTTTTAATAGACGCCTCACAAAAGCACTTAATAAACAAAGGTTTCAAAAGTTAAAAGTTTCACATCAAGATTTATTcctatacaaaaaaattagaagtacCTCATTCGGTTCTGAATTTCCAGCAGAAAATGTAAGTCGATGGGACCTTCCACTGTATCTAGAACTCGAAGATTTAACCGAAGCTCCAGAAGCACGTATTGGAACAGGCGAGGGAGAGATGTGGTCCCAAGGAGAAGCTGCAGAACCTTCCAATTGGGGAGAAAATTATAAGCACAATAATGAAAGGACTAATATACCTAACAGGACATTACGAATATTTAAAACAACATACCACTAGAACGGGGAGTATGACCACCCGACCAAGGTGAAACTAATCTGGCATCAGGTGAGGCCCCAATGAACATCGGTGATGGCGAAGGTTGCTCTCGCCCACTAGAGCTAGAGTAACCATCCCGGCGTGGCGTGTCTTGCCATTCCCATCTCCCATCATCCCATTCATTTCTACCTGCAATTTCCATATTTCATGGCAATTCTATGATTACGTTATTATTAAAGCTAAGGGATACAGTAAATCTTAGACAACTTCAGTACACTCAGACAGATTCAAACATCAaataatcatcaaataaaaaattgttgacttctaaatttaagttttaaaaaataaccaCATAAGTCTAAATGGTAAGATCTCCAAATACTTAACCCTTGACAGAAAATACAGCTGGCCCACAAAGAGCTTCAACAGGCAAAACTGCCAATTTCCTCATCTCTCAGTCCAGTGGAAGCTAAAAATCAGAAGAGAttgaagaaaccaaaaaaatgcAAGGGAACAAAACATACCAGGTGTCCTCTTGCCATCATATCTACTCCGTTTCTTTCCATAATCTCCCCCGTGACTATGCGCATATCGATCCCGTACTTCTCTTCCATGATATCTGTCTTCACTATCCATACTATATGTCTGTCTTGACCGCCTCCTTTCAGTTCCATCATCTTTGGAATCCCGCCGTTCACGGCGATGGTGGCCTTCATCAAATGGGGGACTCCCCCTACTATTCTGAGAGGTGAGAGTTGAAACCTTACATAAAAATGAAGCAAGCAGAATTTTCGTGAATATTCAGATTTGCAGATATCAATTCAGCATAAGAGTGTCAGAACCAACAGAAAATGATCAACGTTCAAACAATGCAGTCGGTCCTCTTGTCTCTCCAGCCCCTCAAGTATCTTTGATAAATAAATCGACTAAGAGGTTGTGGTGAATCGATGCGGAGAGTGTAATACTCAAATAGTTGAGGTTGTCGGAAGAGAGATCTCAAGTTTTACAAGTAGTATCATTCTACTGTATAAATTGCTAgaatatttagaaataattcaAATGTCTTGTGTCTACGTTGTCAATGGTATCGAGTGTTTTGTAATGAATGAACGTTAAAATACCAAAtgttagcaaaattaaaaaagaagaacaatcaaaatatctaaatttaaatAATGTCCATGTCATATGTCATTGCGGACTAAGAGATAATATAAGTATCAGCTCTTTCTTAATAAGAAACAACTTTACCAAATAACTCACACGATGCCCTATTAGTACATTAAAGTGTTTGGCTAAATTCTTCGTTTAGATGTACATGATAACCACACGTGCCAATTCTCTTGATTAACCACATTAGTGCCTTTATGTTTTGTCTGACTAATTTGCCAAAACACTTGAATATTACATGTCTAAAGTATTTTATAAGATTTGGTTACAATTAGACTCCAATTTAGATTGCGTTCAAGAAATTAAGAGCTtaatattttcacaaatttttataaattagtATATTCAACTGGAGCTTTAAGTTTTCACTTATCACAAATTTCCAAGAGGGTGCCTGTGCAGAGCATAAGCCCTCAAACTAATAATATGACAGACCTGAATTCTAAACTATAAAGTACAGAGAACAGAAATCATAGTTACATCTTCCACACTATGCTTTCTCCCAACTCACACATTTCCTAGACTGTCCCCCTGCTTGAAATTCCAATTGCAATTGCTGAAAGAATGTCTTTATATTAACATTAACTTAAAGTTGTATCCTCCTATTAATGCACCTCCCTGATAAGAGGGCCTTGCAAAAGAACAAGCACAAAACATTTCCCAACTCTTAAGAATAACAAAATGCCAGGTCAACTTTCTTTAACTAATATCACCAATGAGATGagatatgaaaaaaatgaagccaaattttcttttgtaaaattaaactaaataaaAAGATATAGATACAAGGATGATGAAAAGAGCAGTTAAGAATTGCACAAATGATAAAGTTaagcaattaaatataaaagccaacTGTTGTTGCCAGAAACATCAagccaaataaaaattatgaacaGAAGGACATGACAAGTAAAGTCCTGAGACACTTAAACCTTCCTCATAAATTCCTTAACTAAATAAGTTgtctaaaaataatattatgtgTATTAGAAGCATTCATAAAACATCTAATGAAGAAAAGAATGTCACTTGTCATTTAAAAGATTCCCTTGAGGAAAAACATAACATAACTTCAATTTCAATGAATCAAAGAGAGGCTAATGCAGAAAGGCACATCGAGAAAACTAGATCAATAACACATGATTATGTAACCCTCAATTTGCCATATCTTCATCAAGATATGAGAACAGTGTTTGGACTAGCAAAGGCAGTAGATCTAATGAATGGGCATATGCACCAATCGTCATATTTACAAGAAACTACTTGCATCAGCCAATCAAAATATAGCAAAGAAATACTAGAAAGGAAAACACTCACTTCTGAACGTATTGAATCACTTGAGCGACGATTTCTGGGCGTAAAGGTCTCGCTTTTTGAACCGGAGACATTATCtgctcaaagaaaagaagaagaagctaatcACATAAAACTTCTTCGAAATGGTGAAATAACCCTTTAATGACTTTTACACCAACAGCACAGGAGCTATTTAATAGTTTACATCCCAAAAGACAGCCTACAGAAATCAAGAGCTATTTTCAGTATGAACATTGCTAGGAATTATTGAACAAATCCACAACCAATGGCATAAGGCTAACGAGACTATGGGCACATCAAATCCATAGATTGCAACCTGTTAAACCACTGGAGTCTACCTTTGACGATTGTTTGAGATCAACTTACTTCTACAAGTAATTACCCATGATTAATATCACCTGCCATACAAACCTCAAGAAAGCTATTTCCGCTATCcgctgcttttctttttctcagatAATATAACGTACTAGAGAATGCAGCAGCAAATATATACCAGCTTATGAATCTCCTCATCCCTacattaattattattttgcaAATAAAGCATCTATATCCCACTTCCAACCAGACAGTGTGAAGAGGTTCAATGATTGGAAGTCCTCCTCTTTCGCACCGGGAATACCACTACACAGTGAAGGCTCTTTTTTGCCAGATTGTTGAGCCAAAACAGCTAAAAGAACGTAGCCGATGCCCAACAACATTGTaaaaaactcattttcaaaCTTCAAACAGATAGCCTAACATTGAATGCGTGTTACTCCATCCGGGTGAAGTCAGTTCCTGTCCTGAGATTGAAAGCATAtcttttataaaatttagaGATCTAG
This region of Eucalyptus grandis isolate ANBG69807.140 chromosome 8, ASM1654582v1, whole genome shotgun sequence genomic DNA includes:
- the LOC104415694 gene encoding pre-mRNA-splicing factor ATP-dependent RNA helicase DEAH7 isoform X1; translated protein: MEDKVTLEPEKSGAAGLYIPGKERVVFRPSERKSLLGLDVLANAKRAGSKVDDGFKVPKERVTSVVSSIDEEEKSELSGLDEEESDIVNGARNTNRRYRETAASKNSDPDNVSGSKSETFTPRNRRSSDSIRSEVSTLTSQNSRGSPPFDEGHHRRERRDSKDDGTERRRSRQTYSMDSEDRYHGREVRDRYAHSHGGDYGKKRSRYDGKRTPGRNEWDDGRWEWQDTPRRDGYSSSSGREQPSPSPMFIGASPDARLVSPWSGGHTPRSSGSAASPWDHISPSPVPIRASGASVKSSSSRYSGRSHRLTFSAGNSEPNEDREADNMDMADEHKYEISESMRLEMEYDADRAWYDREEGTTMFDGDRSSVFLGDEASFKKKEADLAKRLVRRDGTKMTLSQSKKLSQLTADNAQWEDRQLLRSGAVRGTEVQTEFDEEEECKVILLVHDTKPPFLDGRVVFTKQAEPIMPLKDPTSDMAIISRKGSSLVREIREKQSMNKSRQRFWELAGSKLGDILGVEKSEAEIDADTAVVGDQGEVDFKEEAKFAQHMKKGEAVSDFAKSKTMAQQRQYLPIYSVREELLQVIRENQVVVVVGETGSGKTTQLTQYLHEDGYTVNSIIGCTQPRRVAAMSVAKRVSEEMETELGDKVGYAIRFEDVTGPSTVIKYMTDGVLLRETLKDSDLDKYRVIVMDEAHERSLNTDVLFGILKKVVARRRDFKLIVTSATLNAQKFSTFFGSVPIFHIPGRTFPVNILWSKTPCEDYVEGAVKQAMAIHITSPPGDILIFMTGQDEIETACYALAERMEQLESSAKQGVGKLLILPIYSQLPADLQAKIFQKAEEGARKCIVATNIAETSLTVDGIYYVIDTGYGKMKVYNPKMGMDALQVFPVSRAAADQRAGRAGRTGPGTCYRLYTESAYLNEMLPSPVPEIQRTNLGNVVLLLKSLKVDNLLDFDFMDPPPQDNILNSMYQLWVLGALNNVGGLTELGWKMVEFPLDPPLAKMLLMGEQLGCLDEVLTIVSMLSVPSVFFRPKDRAEESDAAREKFFVPESDHLTLYNVYQQWKNKQYRGDWCNDHFLHVKGLRKAREVRSQLLDILKALKIPLTSSFPDTDVVRKAICSAYFHNAARLKGVGEYVNSRTGMPCHLHPSSALYGMGHTPEYVVYHELILTAKEYMQCATAVEPQWLAELGPMFFSVKDSDTSLLEHKKKQKEEKTAMEEEMENLRRSQADAEIENKAKEREKRAKQQQQVSLPGLKQGTSTYLRPKKFGL
- the LOC104415694 gene encoding pre-mRNA-splicing factor ATP-dependent RNA helicase DEAH7 isoform X3, translated to MEDKVTLEPEKSGAAGLYIPGKERVVFRPSERKSLLGLDVLANAKRAGSKVDDGFKVPKERVTSVVSSIDEEEKSELSGLDEEESDIVNGARNTNRRYRETAASKNSDPDNVSGSKSETFTPRNRRSSDSIRSENSRGSPPFDEGHHRRERRDSKDDGTERRRSRQTYSMDSEDRYHGREVRDRYAHSHGGDYGKKRSRYDGKRTPGRNEWDDGRWEWQDTPRRDGYSSSSGREQPSPSPMFIGASPDARLVSPWSGGHTPRSSGSAASPWDHISPSPVPIRASGASVKSSSSRYSGRSHRLTFSAGNSEPNEDREADNMDMADEHKYEISESMRLEMEYDADRAWYDREEGTTMFDGDRSSVFLGDEASFKKKEADLAKRLVRRDGTKMTLSQSKKLSQLTADNAQWEDRQLLRSGAVRGTEVQTEFDEEEECKVILLVHDTKPPFLDGRVVFTKQAEPIMPLKDPTSDMAIISRKGSSLVREIREKQSMNKSRQRFWELAGSKLGDILGVEKSEAEIDADTAVVGDQGEVDFKEEAKFAQHMKKGEAVSDFAKSKTMAQQRQYLPIYSVREELLQVIRENQVVVVVGETGSGKTTQLTQYLHEDGYTVNSIIGCTQPRRVAAMSVAKRVSEEMETELGDKVGYAIRFEDVTGPSTVIKYMTDGVLLRETLKDSDLDKYRVIVMDEAHERSLNTDVLFGILKKVVARRRDFKLIVTSATLNAQKFSTFFGSVPIFHIPGRTFPVNILWSKTPCEDYVEGAVKQAMAIHITSPPGDILIFMTGQDEIETACYALAERMEQLESSAKQGVGKLLILPIYSQLPADLQAKIFQKAEEGARKCIVATNIAETSLTVDGIYYVIDTGYGKMKVYNPKMGMDALQVFPVSRAAADQRAGRAGRTGPGTCYRLYTESAYLNEMLPSPVPEIQRTNLGNVVLLLKSLKVDNLLDFDFMDPPPQDNILNSMYQLWVLGALNNVGGLTELGWKMVEFPLDPPLAKMLLMGEQLGCLDEVLTIVSMLSVPSVFFRPKDRAEESDAAREKFFVPESDHLTLYNVYQQWKNKQYRGDWCNDHFLHVKGLRKAREVRSQLLDILKALKIPLTSSFPDTDVVRKAICSAYFHNAARLKGVGEYVNSRTGMPCHLHPSSALYGMGHTPEYVVYHELILTAKEYMQCATAVEPQWLAELGPMFFSVKDSDTSLLEHKKKQKEEKTAMEEEMENLRRSQADAEIENKAKEREKRAKQQQQVSLPGLKQGTSTYLRPKKFGL
- the LOC104415694 gene encoding pre-mRNA-splicing factor ATP-dependent RNA helicase DEAH7 isoform X2, which encodes MEDKVTLEPEKSGAAGLYIPGKERVVFRPSERKSLLGLDVLANAKRAGSKVDDGFKVPKERVTSVVSSIDEEEKSELSGLDEEESDIVNGARNTNRRYRETAASKNSDPDNVSGSKSETFTPRNRRSSDSIRSEVSTLTSQNSRGSPPFDEGHHRRERRDSKDDGTERRRSRQTYSMDSEDRYHGREVRDRYAHSHGGDYGKKRSRYDGKRTPGRNEWDDGRWEWQDTPRRDGYSSSSGREQPSPSPMFIGASPDARLVSPWSGGHTPRSSASPWDHISPSPVPIRASGASVKSSSSRYSGRSHRLTFSAGNSEPNEDREADNMDMADEHKYEISESMRLEMEYDADRAWYDREEGTTMFDGDRSSVFLGDEASFKKKEADLAKRLVRRDGTKMTLSQSKKLSQLTADNAQWEDRQLLRSGAVRGTEVQTEFDEEEECKVILLVHDTKPPFLDGRVVFTKQAEPIMPLKDPTSDMAIISRKGSSLVREIREKQSMNKSRQRFWELAGSKLGDILGVEKSEAEIDADTAVVGDQGEVDFKEEAKFAQHMKKGEAVSDFAKSKTMAQQRQYLPIYSVREELLQVIRENQVVVVVGETGSGKTTQLTQYLHEDGYTVNSIIGCTQPRRVAAMSVAKRVSEEMETELGDKVGYAIRFEDVTGPSTVIKYMTDGVLLRETLKDSDLDKYRVIVMDEAHERSLNTDVLFGILKKVVARRRDFKLIVTSATLNAQKFSTFFGSVPIFHIPGRTFPVNILWSKTPCEDYVEGAVKQAMAIHITSPPGDILIFMTGQDEIETACYALAERMEQLESSAKQGVGKLLILPIYSQLPADLQAKIFQKAEEGARKCIVATNIAETSLTVDGIYYVIDTGYGKMKVYNPKMGMDALQVFPVSRAAADQRAGRAGRTGPGTCYRLYTESAYLNEMLPSPVPEIQRTNLGNVVLLLKSLKVDNLLDFDFMDPPPQDNILNSMYQLWVLGALNNVGGLTELGWKMVEFPLDPPLAKMLLMGEQLGCLDEVLTIVSMLSVPSVFFRPKDRAEESDAAREKFFVPESDHLTLYNVYQQWKNKQYRGDWCNDHFLHVKGLRKAREVRSQLLDILKALKIPLTSSFPDTDVVRKAICSAYFHNAARLKGVGEYVNSRTGMPCHLHPSSALYGMGHTPEYVVYHELILTAKEYMQCATAVEPQWLAELGPMFFSVKDSDTSLLEHKKKQKEEKTAMEEEMENLRRSQADAEIENKAKEREKRAKQQQQVSLPGLKQGTSTYLRPKKFGL